Proteins encoded by one window of Halococcus saccharolyticus DSM 5350:
- a CDS encoding MaoC/PaaZ C-terminal domain-containing protein — translation MSYFESVSVGDTSRTAGRTVTAADVTNFAGVSGDFNHHHTDAERMADTEYGGRIAHGAFVFSAMTGLLWQSRTQDEREDVIAFYGVDGLRFTAPTYVGDTIRVEIEVVEKKERDHPRAAGTVRYDAAVKAQDDETVLRCELLSLVR, via the coding sequence GTGAGCTACTTCGAATCGGTCTCGGTCGGCGACACGTCCCGAACGGCGGGCCGGACGGTAACGGCCGCCGACGTGACGAACTTCGCGGGTGTGAGTGGCGATTTCAATCACCACCACACCGACGCCGAGCGGATGGCCGACACCGAGTACGGTGGCCGGATCGCTCACGGCGCGTTCGTCTTTTCGGCAATGACTGGTCTGCTCTGGCAATCACGAACACAGGACGAACGCGAGGACGTGATCGCGTTCTACGGGGTGGACGGGCTCCGCTTCACCGCCCCGACCTACGTCGGCGACACCATCCGCGTCGAGATCGAGGTCGTCGAGAAAAAAGAGCGCGACCATCCACGAGCCGCTGGTACTGTGCGGTACGACGCTGCGGTGAAAGCTCAGGACGACGAGACCGTGCTCCGGTGTGAGCTCCTCTCGCTAGTGCGCTGA